The following proteins come from a genomic window of Lachnoclostridium phytofermentans ISDg:
- a CDS encoding alpha-L-fucosidase yields MHACTEKRENMYQFNRDDYNKRMEWYQDARFGMFIHWGLYSIPARGEWLRSTEEMSIEDYQKYFDEFDARDYDPKKWAKLAKEAGMKYVVLTAKHHDGFCLFDSKYTEYKATNTKAGRDLVKEYVDAVRAEGLKVGLYFTLLDWYHEDYPHYGDRIHPMRNNKNCGNENRDFSRYVEYFHKQVEEICTNYGQLDVLWFDFSYDDMRGEKWGATKLMNMVRTLQPQVIIDNRLEASGEGKGSLAEGNPTPYHGDFVSPEQIIPPEGVKDVNGDPLVWEACITMNNNWGYHGTDKFFKPAPMLIKKLVECVSKGGNMLLNVGPDAYGNIPEESVEILSQIGKWMKRNHDSIYGCGIANVPKPDYGRVTRKGNKYYFHMFENTIGPVPLLGLEKNKVKKIRALATGYEIPISTSWVHSDYPDIVFANLGPNPVLPDNIDYVLEVEMDD; encoded by the coding sequence ATTCATGCGTGTACAGAAAAGAGGGAAAACATGTATCAGTTTAATAGAGATGATTATAACAAGAGAATGGAATGGTACCAGGACGCTAGATTTGGAATGTTTATTCATTGGGGCTTATATTCAATTCCAGCCCGTGGAGAGTGGCTTCGAAGTACGGAAGAGATGTCAATTGAGGATTATCAGAAGTATTTTGATGAATTTGATGCTAGAGATTATGATCCTAAAAAATGGGCAAAGCTCGCGAAAGAAGCAGGAATGAAATATGTTGTTCTTACGGCAAAACATCATGATGGATTTTGTTTGTTTGACAGCAAATATACAGAATATAAAGCAACAAATACAAAAGCAGGAAGAGATCTTGTTAAGGAATATGTGGATGCGGTGCGTGCAGAAGGTTTAAAGGTGGGGCTCTATTTTACTTTACTTGATTGGTACCATGAAGACTATCCGCATTACGGCGATCGAATTCATCCAATGAGAAATAATAAGAATTGTGGAAATGAGAATCGTGATTTTAGCCGTTACGTTGAGTATTTTCATAAACAAGTAGAAGAGATTTGCACGAATTATGGACAATTGGATGTCTTGTGGTTTGATTTTTCCTATGATGATATGCGAGGAGAAAAATGGGGTGCTACAAAGCTCATGAATATGGTTAGAACTCTTCAGCCACAAGTAATTATTGATAATCGACTTGAAGCAAGTGGGGAAGGTAAAGGTTCCTTAGCGGAAGGTAACCCAACCCCATATCACGGTGACTTTGTAAGTCCAGAGCAAATCATTCCGCCAGAAGGAGTAAAAGATGTGAACGGTGATCCACTGGTATGGGAAGCATGTATTACCATGAACAACAACTGGGGATACCACGGAACAGATAAGTTCTTTAAACCAGCACCTATGTTGATTAAGAAGCTTGTAGAGTGTGTATCAAAGGGTGGCAACATGCTACTTAATGTTGGGCCTGATGCCTATGGTAATATCCCAGAAGAATCCGTAGAGATCCTATCTCAGATTGGGAAATGGATGAAACGTAACCATGATAGTATCTACGGATGTGGTATTGCAAATGTACCAAAACCAGACTATGGACGTGTTACGAGAAAGGGAAACAAATATTATTTTCATATGTTTGAGAATACTATTGGACCGGTACCTTTGTTAGGATTAGAGAAAAATAAAGTGAAAAAAATCAGAGCATTAGCTACAGGATATGAGATTCCGATCTCTACTAGCTGGGTACATAGTGATTATCCAGACATCGTATTTGCCAATTTGGGACCAAATCCTGTTTTACCAGACAATATCGATTATGTTTTAGAAGTAGAAATGGATGACTAG